From Hippoglossus stenolepis isolate QCI-W04-F060 chromosome 6, HSTE1.2, whole genome shotgun sequence, a single genomic window includes:
- the cfap276 gene encoding protein CFAP276, with protein sequence MSSRDPFSSPKLENEFSLSGFRPQLRQTCKKPTHLSQTEEPWSRLYDRATLSSTRRSVMSDELQAPNDSLDFHLNSVYDHNKDLFYKKNQTLYQKESVSEDHRKHENENLQKTEERDIIVWVDPQRRSIHSIK encoded by the exons ATGTCGAGCAGggatcctttctcctctccaaAGTTAGAAAACGAGTTCAGCCTCAGCGGCTTCAGACCGCAGCTG AGACAAACATGCAAGAAACCAACACACCTCTCCCAGACTGAGGAACCGTGGAGTCGCCTCTATGATAGAGCAACTTTGTCCAGCACCAGACGCAGTGTTATGTCCGATGAGCTCCAG GCTCCGAACGACAGCCTCGACTTCCATCTAAACTCAGTCTATGATCACAACAAGGACCTCTTCTATAAAAAGAACCAGACTTTATATCAGAAGGAGAGCGTGTCCGAGGACCACAG gaaacatgaaaacgaaaatctgcagaaaacagaagagagagacatcatCGTGTGGGTCGACCCACAGAGGCGCTCAATTCACAGCATCAAGTGA